One genomic region from Cyclopterus lumpus isolate fCycLum1 chromosome 20, fCycLum1.pri, whole genome shotgun sequence encodes:
- the acot9.1 gene encoding acyl-CoA thioesterase 9, tandem duplicate 1 isoform X1, with protein MRLLLLRSAASVTTRSFCSGGVSKPGRAPDMAEGNPLLHVSNVRNRLREIVGASTNWSDHQQAMTERVSLSSMLAKSQSDLPPKTMKDSYLEVHLPLGSEPQLREKYLTFHNTVRFGRILEDLDSLAVLISYSHTYNLALKRSPLSIVTALVDKIDMRQHTIYPDCDIKFTGHVTWVGKTSIEAKMHVSQFHNGAYSPVLDATFVMVARDPENKRAAFVNPLKPEGPEEEKLFQEGEANKIRRVDLSTASLLKVAPTDEERKVVHSLFLNTLDTKTVSFRSRLLPPNSVWMEDAKLKGLEICHPQERNIFNRIFGGFLMRKAYELGWANACSYGGGRPSLVAVDDILFQKPVEIGSLLLLSSQVCYTQGKHIQVRVHSEVFDPLTRQHNTTNVFHFTFVSDSDAPNIIPMTYGESMLYLDGKRHFNQTVEP; from the exons ATGAG GCTCCTGCTGCTGCGGTCGGCTGCGTCCGTGACGACCAGGTCGTTTTGCTCGGGGGGCGTGTCCAAGCCGGGCCGGGCGCCGGACATGGCTGAAG GAAATCCCCTTTTGCACGTGTCTAATG taCGAAACAGGCTGAGAGAAATCGTGGGAGCTTCCACTAACTGGAG cgacCACCAGCAGGCCATGACGGAGCGCGTGTCGCTGTCGTCCATGTTGGCGAAGTCTCAAAGCGACCTGCCACCCAAGACGATGAAGGACAGCTACCTGGAGGTGCACCTGCCTCTGGGCTCGGAACCACAGCTCAGAGAGAAATACCTGACCTTCCACAACActgtcag gtTTGGAAGAATCCTGGAGGACTTGGACAGTTTAGCAG TCCTCATCTCCTACTCTCACACCTATAATCTGGCGCTGAAGAGGTCTCCGCTGTCCATCGTCACCGCCCTGGTGGATAAGATCG ACATGAGGCAGCACACCATCTATCCTGACTGCGACATCAAGTTCACTGGTCATGTGACGTGGGTGGGGAAGACCTCCATCGAAGCCAAGATGCACGTGTCACAG TTCCACAACGGAGCTTATTCTCCGGTTCTGGATGCAACGTTCGTCATGGTGGCCCGGGATCCAGAGAACAAGAG gGCGGCGTTTGTAAATCCGCTGAAGCCAGAAggtccagaggaggagaagctctTCCAGGAAGGAGAAG CCAATAAGATCCGCCGCGTGGACCTGAGCACGGCGTCGCTGCTGAAGGTGGCGCCCACGGACGAGGAGAGGAAGGTGGTTCACAGTCTGTTCCTCAACACGCTGGACACAAA gACGGTCAGTTTCCGCAGCAGACTTCTGCCTCCGAACTCTGTGTGGATGGAAGACGCCAAACTGAAAGGCCTGGAGATCTGCCACCCGCAG gAGAGGAACATCTTCAACAGGATATTTGGAGGTTTTCTGATGAGGAAAGCCTACGAGTTGGGCTGGGCCAACGCCTGCTCCTACGG AGGAGGTCGACCCAGTCTGGTGGCCGTTGACGACATCCTGTTCCAGAAACCCGTGGAGATCggctccctgctgctgctctcgtctcag gtgtgttACACACAGGGGAAGCACATCCAGGTCAGAGTTCACAGCGAGGTGTTCGACCCGTTGACCCGTCAGCACAACACCACCAACGTCTTCCACTTCACCTTCGTCTCCGACAGCGACGCCCCCAACATCATCCCCATGACTTATggag AGTCGATGCTTTATCTGGACGGGAAGAGACACTTTAATCAGACGGTGGAGCCGTGA
- the acot9.1 gene encoding acyl-CoA thioesterase 9, tandem duplicate 1 isoform X2: MRLLLLRSAASVTTRSFCSGGVSKPGRAPDMAEVRNRLREIVGASTNWSDHQQAMTERVSLSSMLAKSQSDLPPKTMKDSYLEVHLPLGSEPQLREKYLTFHNTVRFGRILEDLDSLAVLISYSHTYNLALKRSPLSIVTALVDKIDMRQHTIYPDCDIKFTGHVTWVGKTSIEAKMHVSQFHNGAYSPVLDATFVMVARDPENKRAAFVNPLKPEGPEEEKLFQEGEANKIRRVDLSTASLLKVAPTDEERKVVHSLFLNTLDTKTVSFRSRLLPPNSVWMEDAKLKGLEICHPQERNIFNRIFGGFLMRKAYELGWANACSYGGGRPSLVAVDDILFQKPVEIGSLLLLSSQVCYTQGKHIQVRVHSEVFDPLTRQHNTTNVFHFTFVSDSDAPNIIPMTYGESMLYLDGKRHFNQTVEP; this comes from the exons ATGAG GCTCCTGCTGCTGCGGTCGGCTGCGTCCGTGACGACCAGGTCGTTTTGCTCGGGGGGCGTGTCCAAGCCGGGCCGGGCGCCGGACATGGCTGAAG taCGAAACAGGCTGAGAGAAATCGTGGGAGCTTCCACTAACTGGAG cgacCACCAGCAGGCCATGACGGAGCGCGTGTCGCTGTCGTCCATGTTGGCGAAGTCTCAAAGCGACCTGCCACCCAAGACGATGAAGGACAGCTACCTGGAGGTGCACCTGCCTCTGGGCTCGGAACCACAGCTCAGAGAGAAATACCTGACCTTCCACAACActgtcag gtTTGGAAGAATCCTGGAGGACTTGGACAGTTTAGCAG TCCTCATCTCCTACTCTCACACCTATAATCTGGCGCTGAAGAGGTCTCCGCTGTCCATCGTCACCGCCCTGGTGGATAAGATCG ACATGAGGCAGCACACCATCTATCCTGACTGCGACATCAAGTTCACTGGTCATGTGACGTGGGTGGGGAAGACCTCCATCGAAGCCAAGATGCACGTGTCACAG TTCCACAACGGAGCTTATTCTCCGGTTCTGGATGCAACGTTCGTCATGGTGGCCCGGGATCCAGAGAACAAGAG gGCGGCGTTTGTAAATCCGCTGAAGCCAGAAggtccagaggaggagaagctctTCCAGGAAGGAGAAG CCAATAAGATCCGCCGCGTGGACCTGAGCACGGCGTCGCTGCTGAAGGTGGCGCCCACGGACGAGGAGAGGAAGGTGGTTCACAGTCTGTTCCTCAACACGCTGGACACAAA gACGGTCAGTTTCCGCAGCAGACTTCTGCCTCCGAACTCTGTGTGGATGGAAGACGCCAAACTGAAAGGCCTGGAGATCTGCCACCCGCAG gAGAGGAACATCTTCAACAGGATATTTGGAGGTTTTCTGATGAGGAAAGCCTACGAGTTGGGCTGGGCCAACGCCTGCTCCTACGG AGGAGGTCGACCCAGTCTGGTGGCCGTTGACGACATCCTGTTCCAGAAACCCGTGGAGATCggctccctgctgctgctctcgtctcag gtgtgttACACACAGGGGAAGCACATCCAGGTCAGAGTTCACAGCGAGGTGTTCGACCCGTTGACCCGTCAGCACAACACCACCAACGTCTTCCACTTCACCTTCGTCTCCGACAGCGACGCCCCCAACATCATCCCCATGACTTATggag AGTCGATGCTTTATCTGGACGGGAAGAGACACTTTAATCAGACGGTGGAGCCGTGA